In Bacillus sp. NP247, one DNA window encodes the following:
- a CDS encoding DUF871 domain-containing protein, which produces MRRLGISIYPEHSTVEKDKEYLTLASKYGFTRVFTCLLSVDGEKEKIIEEFKETISHANALGFQVLVDISPSVFEQLGISYNDLSFFHELGAYGIRLDVGFSGLEESIMTYNPYDLKIEINMSNGTKYVDNIMSHRPNRENLIGCHNFYPHRYSGLSYDHFIKCSKQFKDYGMRTAAFISSFDATYGPWPVTEGLCTLEEHRELPMTTQAKHLFATELIDDVIIANAYASEKELEALGELNKDKQTFDIEIYETTTELERIIVLEEPHFYRGDVSEYMIRSTQSRVKYKKEEFKPHNTREIKRGDLLIDNEQYGQYKGELQIALKDMVNTGKTNVVGRIVEEEIFLLDYLQAWDKFGFTLKK; this is translated from the coding sequence TTACTATCTGTGGATGGGGAAAAAGAGAAAATAATAGAAGAGTTTAAAGAAACGATTTCTCATGCGAATGCATTAGGATTTCAAGTATTGGTTGATATTAGTCCGTCTGTTTTTGAGCAACTAGGTATTTCTTATAATGATTTATCGTTTTTCCATGAACTAGGTGCTTACGGTATTCGTTTAGATGTCGGCTTCTCAGGATTAGAAGAATCGATTATGACGTACAATCCGTATGATTTAAAAATTGAGATTAATATGAGCAACGGTACGAAGTATGTAGATAACATTATGAGTCATAGACCAAATCGTGAAAATTTAATTGGCTGTCACAACTTCTATCCGCACCGTTATTCAGGATTATCATACGATCATTTTATTAAATGCTCGAAACAATTTAAAGATTACGGCATGAGAACAGCTGCTTTTATTTCATCATTTGATGCAACATACGGACCTTGGCCGGTAACAGAAGGTTTATGTACGTTAGAAGAGCATCGTGAATTACCAATGACAACACAGGCGAAGCATTTGTTTGCGACAGAATTAATTGATGATGTTATTATTGCGAATGCTTATGCATCAGAAAAAGAACTAGAGGCGCTTGGTGAATTAAATAAAGATAAGCAAACTTTTGATATAGAGATTTATGAAACGACAACAGAGTTAGAAAGAATTATTGTGTTAGAAGAACCACATTTTTATCGCGGGGATGTATCTGAATATATGATTCGTTCTACACAAAGTCGTGTGAAATATAAAAAAGAAGAGTTTAAACCACACAATACACGTGAAATTAAGCGTGGCGATCTTTTAATTGATAATGAGCAATATGGCCAGTATAAAGGTGAATTACAAATTGCATTAAAAGATATGGTGAATACAGGAAAAACAAATGTAGTTGGGCGAATTGTAGAAGAAGAGATTTTCTTACTAGATTATTTACAAGCTTGGGATAAATTCGGATTTACATTAAAGAAATAG
- a CDS encoding BglG family transcription antiterminator codes for MTKVHQRLISILEEFLEEKSMLNRAFLASRLHVSTKTIQKDIKLLNDILREHGAEIESQRGTGYELEIIQTKKFEEFCMSLFQKQTEKIPISYEERVAYILQRVLTTEGYVKLSQLAEEIYVSKSTVNLIMKDVTDICGRYKLQIEKRPYYGIRIVGEEFNIRSCLSQYGLPRYVHTPFHEQYEQTNTYVSLPHISLIRSVILKYIEGGTIYLSDIEIDNLAIHIAIALKRCQDNHYIQVLHVEKSELIIKKEYIIAKQILGGLEEELNLQFPEEEILYVTMHLLSTAVTARDRYENVEELLGKDVYAFMQHILFKVAEERNLIFYYDEELLFGFGVHLKTLLNRLKYKLNTRNPLLAEVKKNYPYAFEIAVLVGDIIGEYTGESIPESEIGYIAIHFGGAMSRLQEKNQKKRCLLVCATGQGSAQLLKYKILSQFRDKLEIVGITGYYQLKVEDLYKDKVDCIISTIHIPSGLPVPVIKVNSIFDDKEIKSIGQQLFTHVDNSVKQYIKEDLIFLNRSASTKEEVIQFLCEKAAEKNYVPKNFYDSVMERENTSPTAVGNLVAIPHPMQLLSEETFLMFCTLDKAVEWGDKKVQLIILFSVKRNNNEDLQRLYDFLYDIMSNQNTIEKLTQTEVIEEFQESLLSF; via the coding sequence ATGACAAAGGTGCATCAGCGATTAATTTCTATTTTAGAGGAGTTTTTAGAAGAGAAATCGATGTTAAATCGAGCTTTTTTAGCGAGCCGATTACATGTATCAACGAAGACGATTCAAAAGGATATCAAATTATTAAATGATATATTGAGAGAACACGGAGCGGAAATCGAATCACAAAGAGGGACTGGATACGAACTAGAAATTATACAAACGAAGAAATTTGAAGAGTTTTGTATGAGCCTATTTCAAAAACAGACGGAAAAGATTCCAATTTCTTATGAAGAAAGAGTAGCGTACATTTTACAACGTGTTTTAACGACAGAGGGATATGTGAAGCTTTCTCAGTTAGCAGAAGAGATTTATGTGAGTAAATCAACTGTAAATTTAATTATGAAAGATGTTACAGATATTTGCGGTCGCTATAAATTACAAATTGAAAAGAGACCATACTATGGTATACGTATTGTTGGAGAGGAATTTAATATTCGTTCTTGTTTATCACAATATGGTTTACCACGTTATGTCCATACTCCGTTTCATGAGCAATATGAGCAGACAAATACATATGTATCGTTACCTCATATATCACTTATCCGTTCAGTTATATTAAAGTATATTGAGGGAGGAACGATATATTTATCAGATATAGAAATTGATAATTTAGCGATTCATATTGCGATTGCGTTAAAGCGATGCCAAGATAATCATTACATTCAAGTACTGCATGTAGAGAAATCTGAACTGATAATAAAGAAAGAATATATAATTGCGAAACAAATTTTAGGGGGATTAGAGGAAGAGCTGAATCTTCAATTTCCAGAAGAAGAAATTTTATATGTGACGATGCATTTGTTGAGTACAGCTGTTACAGCGAGAGATCGCTATGAAAATGTAGAAGAGCTATTAGGAAAAGATGTATATGCATTCATGCAGCACATTCTTTTCAAAGTTGCGGAAGAACGGAATCTTATTTTTTATTATGATGAAGAATTATTATTTGGATTTGGTGTTCATTTAAAAACGTTATTAAACCGTTTGAAATATAAGTTAAATACGAGAAACCCCCTTTTGGCAGAAGTGAAAAAGAATTATCCGTATGCTTTTGAAATTGCGGTTCTCGTTGGAGATATAATTGGTGAATATACGGGAGAATCGATTCCGGAAAGTGAAATTGGTTATATTGCCATTCATTTTGGCGGAGCGATGAGCCGTTTGCAGGAAAAGAATCAAAAGAAAAGATGTTTATTAGTTTGTGCGACTGGGCAAGGAAGTGCACAACTATTGAAATATAAAATTTTATCACAGTTCCGAGATAAATTAGAGATTGTAGGTATTACAGGCTATTATCAATTGAAAGTAGAAGATCTTTATAAAGATAAAGTAGATTGTATTATTAGTACGATTCATATACCGAGTGGTTTGCCTGTGCCAGTTATAAAAGTGAACTCAATATTTGATGATAAAGAGATTAAATCGATTGGTCAGCAGTTGTTTACACATGTGGATAATAGTGTGAAGCAATATATTAAGGAAGATTTGATCTTTTTAAATCGTAGTGCTTCTACGAAAGAAGAAGTTATCCAGTTTTTATGTGAGAAAGCTGCTGAGAAAAACTATGTACCCAAAAACTTTTATGATTCTGTTATGGAGAGAGAGAACACATCTCCTACAGCGGTTGGGAATTTAGTTGCGATTCCGCATCCGATGCAATTATTAAGTGAGGAAACATTTTTGATGTTTTGTACACTTGATAAGGCTGTTGAGTGGGGAGATAAAAAAGTACAATTGATTATTTTATTTAGTGTGAAGCGCAATAATAATGAAGATTTGCAAAGGCTTTATGATTTTTTATATGATATTATGTCTAATCAAAATACGATAGAGAAACTAACTCAGACTGAAGTAATTGAAGAGTTTCAAGAGAGTTTACTATCGTTTTGA
- a CDS encoding PTS lactose/cellobiose transporter subunit IIA codes for MTDMQTPFALILHGGNARSAALEAIAFARQGDFENASEKMELASEEISAAHRIQTDLIQEEARGNHAEISLLLVHAQDHLMNAITVKELAEEFITLHKRVEEKVTV; via the coding sequence ATGACTGATATGCAAACTCCATTTGCGTTAATTTTACATGGTGGCAATGCTAGAAGCGCAGCGCTTGAGGCAATCGCTTTTGCAAGACAAGGAGATTTTGAGAATGCGAGTGAAAAGATGGAACTTGCTAGTGAGGAAATTTCAGCAGCTCATCGCATTCAAACAGATTTAATTCAAGAGGAAGCAAGAGGGAATCATGCAGAAATAAGTTTACTATTAGTGCATGCACAAGATCATTTAATGAATGCAATTACAGTAAAAGAACTTGCTGAGGAGTTTATTACTCTTCATAAAAGAGTGGAAGAGAAAGTGACAGTATAA
- a CDS encoding PTS sugar transporter subunit IIB, protein MYILLCCAAGMSTSMVVRKMQEEAKKQGKDYKIKAVDSELVKLEIKNADVVLIGPQVKYLFPTVEFLAKSYNIPVAIIEQRDYGMCDGLKVLKQAEQLVLA, encoded by the coding sequence ATGTACATTTTATTATGTTGTGCAGCAGGCATGTCAACGAGTATGGTTGTAAGAAAAATGCAAGAAGAGGCAAAGAAACAAGGGAAGGATTATAAAATTAAAGCAGTTGATTCGGAACTTGTGAAATTGGAAATTAAAAATGCTGATGTTGTTTTAATTGGGCCACAGGTGAAGTATTTGTTTCCAACAGTAGAGTTTCTTGCGAAGTCATACAATATACCAGTTGCAATTATAGAGCAGCGAGATTATGGCATGTGTGATGGTTTGAAAGTACTTAAGCAAGCTGAACAATTAGTTTTAGCGTAA
- a CDS encoding PTS sugar transporter subunit IIC, which produces MNGFMSFMEQKIMPTTQKIAGQRHLLAIRNGVISTLPLTIVGSFFVIFLNLPIDAYMEWIAPFRHILDIPFRFTVGLMALYAAFGVGASLANFYQLNQLSAGLLSVLAFLLASVEPIQITKAVPGVIDAGRYISVGTLSATSLFGAIVTALIAVEIYHFMIKHNISIKLPDSVPPAVANSFAALIPTLVVILLFWGIRYGLKFDVNTTITYLIAPLKSVLVGNNLFGGLLTVFLIVFFWSFGIHGPAILGPIIRPMWDSAILENMEVFTATGNAHQLPNLFTEQFIQWFVWIGGSGSTLALVIMFMFSKSKFLKELGRLSFVPGLFNINEPIIFGAPIVMNPILIIPFVITPLVTTTVSYFAVVSGMIPLMMAKLPFTMLAPIAAIISTDWTIMAGVLVLINFVISFVIYYPFFKMYEKQQLAGEEKTECSEQLSS; this is translated from the coding sequence ATGAATGGTTTTATGAGTTTTATGGAACAGAAGATTATGCCAACAACGCAAAAGATTGCGGGGCAACGACATTTATTAGCAATTCGAAATGGAGTTATTTCTACATTACCGTTAACGATTGTCGGGTCATTTTTCGTTATCTTTTTAAACTTACCAATTGATGCATATATGGAGTGGATTGCACCGTTTCGCCATATTTTAGATATTCCATTCCGATTTACAGTAGGCTTAATGGCGTTATACGCAGCATTTGGGGTAGGGGCCTCACTCGCGAACTTTTATCAGCTCAATCAGTTAAGTGCAGGATTGTTATCTGTACTCGCCTTTTTACTAGCATCAGTTGAACCTATTCAAATAACAAAAGCTGTACCAGGTGTTATTGATGCAGGAAGATATATTTCAGTAGGGACATTAAGTGCTACGTCTTTATTTGGAGCTATTGTGACAGCATTAATTGCAGTTGAAATTTATCATTTCATGATTAAGCATAATATCTCGATTAAATTACCAGATAGTGTACCACCAGCAGTTGCAAATTCATTTGCAGCATTAATTCCAACTTTAGTAGTTATTCTTTTATTCTGGGGCATTCGTTACGGTTTAAAATTTGATGTAAATACAACGATCACATATTTAATTGCGCCATTAAAGTCAGTGTTAGTAGGGAATAATTTATTCGGTGGTTTATTAACAGTATTCCTAATCGTATTCTTCTGGTCGTTCGGTATACATGGTCCAGCGATTTTAGGACCAATCATTCGTCCGATGTGGGATTCAGCAATTCTTGAAAATATGGAAGTATTCACGGCTACAGGAAATGCACATCAGTTACCAAACTTATTTACAGAGCAATTTATTCAATGGTTCGTATGGATTGGCGGATCGGGCTCAACGTTAGCTTTAGTTATTATGTTTATGTTCTCTAAATCTAAGTTCTTAAAAGAGTTAGGTAGACTATCATTCGTACCAGGTTTGTTCAATATTAACGAACCAATTATTTTCGGGGCACCAATTGTAATGAACCCGATCTTAATTATTCCGTTCGTTATTACACCGCTAGTTACAACGACGGTATCATATTTCGCAGTTGTTTCAGGTATGATTCCGCTCATGATGGCGAAGCTGCCATTTACGATGTTAGCGCCAATTGCAGCGATTATTAGTACGGACTGGACAATTATGGCTGGTGTACTTGTACTTATTAACTTTGTTATCTCATTTGTTATTTACTATCCATTCTTCAAAATGTATGAGAAACAACAATTAGCAGGAGAGGAGAAAACAGAATGCTCGGAGCAATTATCATCTTAA
- a CDS encoding DUF871 domain-containing protein: protein MERKLGISLYPEHSTKEKDMAYISAAARHGFSRIFTCLLSVNRPKEEIVAEFKEIINHAKDNNMEVILDVAPAVFDQLGISYNDLSFFAEMGADGIRLDVGFDGLTEAKMTNNPYGLKIELNVSNDIAYLENILSHQANKSALIGCHNFYPQKFTGLPYDYFIRCSERFKKHGIRSAAFITSHAACIGPWDINDGLCTLEQHRNLPIEVQAKHLWATGLIDDVIIGNAYASEEELERLGNLNRYMLQLKVQFVDGATEVEKRATLQELHVRRGDITEYMVRSTEVRKKYKDDDFPMRESLPQERGQVVIGNNSFGKYKGELQIILKEMPIDERKNIVGTIAEEELFLLDYVGAWTQFTCVE, encoded by the coding sequence ATGGAGCGTAAATTAGGAATTTCACTTTATCCAGAGCATTCAACGAAAGAAAAAGATATGGCATACATTTCAGCAGCGGCCCGCCACGGTTTTTCAAGAATATTCACTTGTTTACTATCTGTTAATCGTCCGAAAGAGGAAATTGTAGCTGAATTTAAAGAAATTATTAATCACGCAAAAGATAACAATATGGAAGTTATTTTAGATGTAGCTCCAGCTGTATTCGATCAACTTGGTATTAGTTATAATGATCTATCATTCTTCGCAGAGATGGGTGCAGACGGTATTCGTTTAGATGTAGGGTTTGACGGATTAACTGAAGCAAAAATGACGAATAATCCGTACGGTTTAAAAATTGAGTTAAACGTAAGTAACGATATTGCGTATTTAGAAAATATTCTTTCGCATCAGGCGAATAAATCAGCTTTAATCGGTTGTCATAATTTTTATCCGCAAAAATTCACTGGTCTTCCGTATGATTATTTCATTCGCTGTAGTGAACGCTTCAAAAAGCATGGTATTCGCAGTGCAGCATTTATTACATCGCATGCTGCTTGCATTGGTCCATGGGATATTAACGACGGATTATGTACGCTTGAACAACATCGTAATTTACCAATTGAAGTACAAGCGAAGCATTTATGGGCGACAGGGCTTATTGATGATGTTATTATCGGAAATGCTTATGCGAGCGAAGAAGAGTTAGAGAGACTCGGAAACTTAAATCGTTACATGTTACAGCTAAAAGTACAATTTGTAGACGGAGCGACTGAAGTAGAGAAGAGAGCGACACTGCAAGAATTACACGTAAGACGCGGCGACATAACAGAATATATGGTACGTTCTACAGAAGTACGTAAAAAGTACAAAGACGACGATTTCCCAATGCGAGAAAGTTTACCGCAGGAAAGAGGCCAAGTTGTAATTGGTAACAACTCATTCGGAAAGTATAAAGGTGAACTACAAATCATCTTGAAAGAAATGCCGATAGATGAACGGAAAAATATTGTCGGCACAATTGCTGAAGAAGAGTTGTTCTTATTAGATTATGTAGGGGCTTGGACACAGTTTACTTGTGTGGAATAG
- the entC gene encoding cell wall-binding protein EntC, protein MELLQNINTPLRKLCNSMFFANKKIMVAIMRSTKTNAMEAIMKKFMGIATAAVFGLGIFTTSAKAETIVTTDVLNVRENPTTESQVVGKLLDGYKVNVLHTENGWSKVKLNSGKEAFISADYTKDTYYVTANVLNVRAGANTDSEILGKLKQDDVIETTHEVQNDWIQFEYNGKTAYVHVPYLTGKAPVKVQPAVKVEKAIKVQDTAKVREAVKAGEVAETQAKAKAQEATKAREAAEAQAEVKAQEAAKAREAAKAQAETKAQADAEAQAEAKAREAAKAQEAAEAQAAAKAQEAAKAREAAKAREAAKAQADAEAREAAKAQEAAAEARKAAKAQEAADREAANKAQKPATQQPVAKETEKNTQSSSREFQVVATAYTADPLENGYKAGDQVKSALGHNLTANPNMKLIAVDPSVIPLGSKVWVEGYGVAIAGDTGGAIKGNKIDVLMPDKGTSSNWGRKTVTVKVLN, encoded by the coding sequence CTGGAATTATTACAGAATATTAATACCCCGTTACGAAAGCTTTGTAATTCTATGTTTTTCGCAAATAAGAAAATAATGGTTGCTATAATGAGGTCAACGAAAACAAATGCAATGGAGGCTATTATGAAAAAATTTATGGGTATAGCAACAGCAGCGGTTTTTGGTCTTGGGATTTTCACAACATCTGCTAAAGCAGAAACAATCGTAACGACTGATGTACTAAATGTACGAGAAAACCCAACTACTGAATCACAAGTTGTCGGAAAGTTATTAGATGGATATAAAGTTAACGTTTTACATACAGAAAACGGATGGTCAAAAGTTAAATTAAATAGTGGTAAAGAGGCTTTCATAAGCGCTGACTACACAAAAGATACTTACTACGTAACAGCAAACGTATTAAACGTACGTGCTGGTGCAAACACAGACTCAGAAATTCTTGGTAAGTTGAAACAAGATGATGTAATCGAAACAACACACGAAGTGCAAAATGACTGGATTCAATTTGAATATAACGGAAAAACAGCTTATGTTCATGTTCCTTACTTAACAGGTAAAGCACCAGTTAAAGTTCAACCAGCAGTTAAAGTTGAAAAAGCAATTAAAGTTCAAGACACAGCTAAAGTTCGTGAAGCAGTTAAAGCTGGAGAAGTAGCTGAAACTCAAGCAAAAGCTAAAGCTCAAGAAGCAACTAAAGCTCGTGAAGCAGCTGAAGCTCAAGCAGAAGTTAAAGCTCAGGAAGCAGCTAAAGCTCGTGAAGCAGCTAAGGCTCAAGCAGAAACTAAAGCTCAGGCAGATGCTGAAGCTCAAGCAGAAGCTAAAGCTCGTGAAGCAGCTAAAGCTCAGGAAGCAGCTGAAGCTCAAGCAGCGGCTAAAGCTCAAGAAGCAGCTAAAGCTCGTGAAGCAGCTAAAGCTCGTGAAGCGGCTAAAGCTCAGGCAGATGCTGAAGCTCGTGAAGCAGCTAAGGCTCAAGAGGCAGCAGCTGAAGCTCGTAAAGCAGCTAAGGCTCAAGAGGCAGCTGATCGTGAAGCGGCTAATAAGGCTCAAAAACCAGCTACACAACAACCTGTTGCAAAAGAAACTGAGAAAAACACACAATCCTCTTCTCGTGAGTTCCAAGTTGTAGCAACAGCTTACACAGCAGATCCACTTGAAAATGGTTATAAAGCAGGCGACCAAGTAAAATCAGCTTTAGGCCATAACTTAACAGCTAATCCAAACATGAAACTTATTGCAGTTGATCCAAGTGTAATTCCATTAGGTTCAAAAGTATGGGTTGAAGGTTACGGAGTAGCAATCGCTGGTGATACTGGTGGAGCTATTAAAGGAAATAAAATTGACGTTTTAATGCCAGATAAAGGTACATCAAGTAACTGGGGACGTAAAACAGTTACAGTGAAAGTTTTAAACTAG
- a CDS encoding ABC transporter permease — MNTSENIRMALSSIFAHKMRSILTMLGIIIGISAIITIISMGDGTNAKFKKELGQGKDTEVTIYYNNPDYGTDSAKITADMLKRLQTVPGVKDVYPDVSMKVKASSGSKDVSLDLKGGTGAFMTDAKIKLVHGRELNDSELKQAIPAVILNEEAFKKLFNGWESNLYTDIKGKPYKVVGVYETKNDFGMAMSEGYTSLENAPVISGVTEYDSVRLILTSPAERKSVEKQAASVLNEMKAPKFEHKFEAQDMGEFTKQLDESIGMMKMVFGGIAAISLLVGGIGVMNIMLVSVTERTREIGIRKALGATRGKVLTQFLIESCILTGLGGFIGFMLGIFFAWIVSIFAGWPLVISKELGLLSVGISMLIGIAFGLLPANKAAKLDPIECLRYE, encoded by the coding sequence TTGAACACGAGTGAAAATATACGCATGGCCCTTTCCTCTATCTTTGCTCATAAAATGCGTTCTATATTAACAATGCTAGGTATTATTATAGGTATTAGCGCCATTATTACTATCATTTCAATGGGTGATGGTACAAATGCAAAGTTTAAAAAAGAGTTAGGCCAAGGAAAAGATACGGAAGTAACGATTTACTACAACAACCCTGATTACGGAACTGATAGTGCCAAAATTACAGCTGATATGTTAAAACGTCTTCAAACTGTGCCAGGCGTTAAAGATGTTTATCCCGATGTAAGTATGAAAGTAAAAGCATCTTCTGGTTCAAAGGATGTCTCTCTTGATTTAAAAGGTGGAACAGGCGCCTTTATGACAGATGCGAAAATAAAATTAGTTCACGGTCGTGAATTAAATGATAGTGAATTAAAACAAGCAATCCCTGCTGTTATTTTAAATGAAGAAGCTTTCAAGAAACTATTTAACGGCTGGGAATCAAATTTATACACTGACATAAAAGGAAAGCCATATAAAGTAGTCGGTGTGTATGAAACGAAAAATGATTTCGGAATGGCTATGTCAGAAGGTTATACATCACTTGAAAACGCTCCTGTAATCTCAGGAGTAACTGAGTATGACTCTGTAAGATTAATATTAACTTCACCAGCAGAACGTAAAAGTGTAGAAAAACAAGCCGCTTCTGTTCTAAACGAAATGAAAGCTCCTAAATTTGAGCATAAATTCGAAGCTCAAGATATGGGTGAATTTACGAAGCAGCTAGATGAATCAATCGGTATGATGAAAATGGTATTCGGTGGTATCGCCGCTATCTCCTTACTTGTTGGTGGTATCGGTGTAATGAACATCATGCTTGTATCTGTAACAGAACGTACACGTGAGATTGGTATTCGTAAAGCACTTGGTGCAACACGCGGTAAAGTATTAACGCAATTCTTAATCGAATCGTGTATTTTAACGGGACTCGGTGGTTTCATCGGATTCATGCTTGGTATCTTCTTCGCTTGGATCGTCTCAATCTTTGCCGGATGGCCACTCGTTATCTCAAAAGAACTTGGACTTCTTTCAGTAGGTATCTCAATGCTAATCGGTATTGCATTCGGACTACTACCAGCTAACAAAGCTGCAAAACTTGATCCAATTGAATGTTTACGATATGAGTAA
- a CDS encoding ABC transporter ATP-binding protein, with amino-acid sequence MINLKGITKSFQNGAESVQILHGIDVTLNQGEFTSIMGPSGSGKSTLMNIIGCLDKPTTGTYELAGQNISNMSETELAHVRNKEIGFIFQNFMLLPRLTALQNVELPLIYAGVDKKERRERSLAALTKVGLADRATHLPNELSGGQKQRVAVARAIVNNPKFILADEPTGALDTKTSTQIMDLFYELNKQGSTIIMITHDREIGEAAARQIVIRDGNIVQDWRG; translated from the coding sequence ATGATTAACTTAAAAGGCATCACGAAATCCTTCCAAAATGGTGCAGAGTCCGTTCAAATATTACACGGAATTGATGTAACTCTAAACCAAGGAGAATTTACTTCTATTATGGGACCATCTGGTTCTGGTAAATCAACTTTAATGAACATTATCGGTTGCTTAGATAAACCAACGACAGGTACGTATGAATTAGCGGGACAAAATATTTCAAACATGTCTGAAACCGAACTTGCACACGTTCGTAATAAAGAGATCGGGTTCATATTTCAAAACTTCATGTTATTACCGAGACTTACAGCACTTCAAAATGTAGAACTACCTCTTATTTACGCTGGAGTCGATAAAAAAGAAAGACGCGAACGCTCATTAGCCGCTTTAACAAAAGTTGGTTTAGCTGATCGAGCTACTCACTTACCAAACGAATTATCTGGTGGTCAAAAGCAGCGTGTTGCCGTTGCCCGTGCAATTGTAAATAACCCAAAATTCATTTTAGCTGATGAACCAACGGGTGCACTTGATACGAAAACGAGTACACAAATTATGGACCTCTTTTACGAATTAAACAAACAAGGCTCAACAATCATTATGATTACCCATGACCGCGAAATCGGGGAAGCTGCAGCACGTCAAATTGTAATTCGTGACGGAAATATCGTCCAAGATTGGAGAGGTTAA
- a CDS encoding efflux RND transporter periplasmic adaptor subunit: MKKKNKVLITSVVAIGIAAGSYFAFAGGGSEVAMAYSGYKVTEKQIENAQKFGGEVIPNGIETISFDPTKGTYELAVKKGDEVKKGQLLFKYNDPTAKQGVTEAEMQKKLANKEVDLLNKQLNAAKQKLQKDKNAGLPQEALKASEIEVQQLESQLEMKKFEVEKADEMIKVAKEKVNTLSVTSPVDGVIDDIVKTADEKTGMSGITLRHAGQFKVKGQLSEYELASMKVGQEVTVSSKTVAGKTWAGKVTEIGSTPLKSMDENKTVSNYQFTVTLDNSEELQNGFHVYVTSKSGEATGTIVPQSSIVKKGDKNVVFVVKDGKAKEQAVTVEFETDSEAKVSGVKKGEQIISKPEKGLKDGMEVVVE; encoded by the coding sequence ATGAAGAAGAAAAATAAAGTGTTAATTACTAGTGTAGTAGCAATCGGAATTGCAGCTGGATCATATTTTGCATTTGCTGGCGGTGGTTCAGAAGTAGCAATGGCATATAGCGGTTATAAAGTTACGGAAAAACAAATTGAAAATGCACAAAAATTTGGCGGCGAAGTTATTCCAAATGGAATTGAAACAATTTCATTCGATCCAACAAAAGGCACATATGAATTAGCTGTTAAAAAAGGTGATGAAGTGAAAAAAGGTCAGCTTCTATTTAAATATAATGACCCTACTGCTAAACAAGGTGTAACGGAAGCAGAAATGCAAAAGAAACTTGCTAACAAAGAAGTTGACTTACTAAACAAACAACTAAATGCAGCAAAACAAAAATTACAAAAAGATAAAAATGCAGGCCTTCCTCAGGAAGCATTAAAAGCATCGGAAATCGAAGTGCAACAATTAGAATCACAACTTGAAATGAAGAAGTTTGAAGTAGAAAAAGCTGATGAAATGATTAAAGTAGCAAAAGAGAAAGTAAACACACTTTCTGTAACGAGCCCTGTTGATGGCGTAATTGATGATATCGTGAAAACTGCCGATGAAAAAACAGGTATGAGTGGCATTACACTTCGTCACGCTGGTCAATTTAAAGTAAAAGGTCAACTTTCTGAATATGAGCTTGCTAGTATGAAAGTTGGGCAAGAAGTAACTGTTTCATCAAAAACGGTCGCTGGTAAGACTTGGGCAGGAAAAGTAACGGAAATCGGTTCTACACCATTAAAGAGCATGGACGAAAATAAAACTGTTTCTAACTATCAATTCACTGTCACATTAGATAATAGTGAAGAATTACAAAACGGCTTCCACGTTTACGTAACAAGTAAATCTGGCGAAGCAACTGGTACGATTGTTCCGCAAAGCAGTATTGTGAAAAAAGGTGACAAAAATGTTGTCTTCGTTGTGAAAGATGGTAAAGCGAAAGAACAAGCGGTTACTGTTGAATTCGAGACAGATAGCGAAGCAAAAGTTTCTGGAGTGAAAAAAGGAGAGCAAATTATCTCTAAACCTGAAAAAGGCTTAAAAGATGGTATGGAGGTTGTCGTTGAATGA